A genomic region of Coriobacteriaceae bacterium contains the following coding sequences:
- a CDS encoding LuxR C-terminal-related transcriptional regulator: MDTMKSQNQIAEHADRARDLPFLKKKFQPPRMKGKYALIPEERITPLIMDLGTWDICLVASPAGTGKTALLSQWYDELSQREGCVVFWVSLDANDASPLRFMRALAEAFSAFDTCFSEQAASLSDPSNAEALAITLINCGDAAFEDVEHAVIILDGYEQAASPELSEAIAYVNRYVADNVHLIVAGTYIPSALSDLALECEVLEFGTEDTRWDEQRLALLRKQLGLTADDIDAIGSYDLAQTPLGLSFIRYALDRQTAAKPASEILRACCKRFFERELVERVSAEDMELLLCASLTDTANAELCDLLLESQDAASRLADLERKNLFVAATPEPNTWELSPQLRAYLRDLLLSRELSWLQKLAMKASNWYRDHGDMPRHGKYLAMGTDPFYLEGTVEGSTGLKRPDSGNESLYGYLLSRDAADFMEEPYLAWVAVWSCISAGDVQQARRWLDQAHVIEGDTTSDKPYRFADALCVALEGDSARSLEIIQPLLDEEEALPLAFNCLLNHMAGENLERLGRVREGRDMYLKAYSLAEHCDTPFYQLFDLNLLAQHYFYIGDFEEAEKTIKRGLTLCEEGTPLYGALLAVRASILIERHELEAAQECLEEALACVSTDTNLDMYVDVQMARARLRRVGGNRIAALEIASDTVDAMEGKRVPRNMDMRAYALKAALAAELDEMSAARSCEAIIDAFMDDADVFRSINCAFAKARMLWHEGRREECLELLERKRPVIDETGSIYFATQLAVLCASYHAEMGHDARAMVELSRSVELAMHGGFKSVFLEGRTCMHELLLQLATSRKSSYAVRNHAKSVLLLFDTEEEIKDKMAFREGAVQGYYSLTEREREILQRLNSGMTRSEIALSFNVSQNTVKTHLKNIYSKLGVHTRSEAYRASSNAGDVESSGVE; encoded by the coding sequence ATGGACACGATGAAGTCCCAGAATCAGATCGCGGAGCATGCTGATCGGGCGCGGGATCTTCCGTTCCTGAAGAAGAAGTTCCAGCCTCCCCGCATGAAGGGCAAATACGCCCTCATTCCTGAGGAGCGTATCACGCCGCTCATCATGGACTTGGGCACCTGGGACATCTGCCTCGTCGCTTCCCCCGCCGGTACGGGCAAGACGGCCCTGCTATCCCAATGGTATGACGAGCTTTCTCAGCGCGAGGGATGCGTGGTCTTCTGGGTGAGCCTCGATGCCAACGACGCGTCACCGCTGCGTTTCATGCGCGCCCTTGCCGAAGCATTCTCTGCGTTCGACACGTGTTTTAGTGAGCAGGCGGCCTCGCTGAGCGATCCGTCGAATGCCGAAGCCCTCGCCATCACGCTCATCAACTGCGGTGACGCGGCGTTCGAAGACGTCGAGCACGCTGTCATCATACTCGACGGATACGAGCAAGCCGCATCGCCTGAGCTATCTGAGGCAATCGCCTACGTTAATCGATATGTTGCGGACAACGTGCACCTCATCGTCGCGGGAACATACATCCCTTCGGCTTTGTCCGACCTCGCCCTCGAGTGCGAGGTTCTCGAGTTTGGCACGGAAGACACGCGCTGGGACGAGCAGCGCCTGGCTCTGCTGAGAAAGCAGCTTGGTTTGACGGCGGACGATATCGATGCCATTGGCTCGTATGACCTCGCGCAGACGCCCCTCGGCCTCTCCTTCATCCGCTACGCGCTTGACCGGCAGACCGCCGCGAAGCCTGCATCAGAGATTCTGCGCGCATGCTGCAAGCGTTTCTTCGAACGCGAACTCGTGGAACGCGTGTCTGCCGAGGATATGGAACTCCTGCTCTGCGCGTCGCTCACGGATACGGCGAATGCCGAGCTTTGCGACTTGCTTTTGGAATCGCAGGATGCGGCATCGAGGCTTGCGGATTTGGAGCGCAAGAACCTCTTCGTAGCCGCCACGCCCGAGCCCAATACCTGGGAGCTGTCACCGCAGCTGCGCGCGTACCTGCGCGACCTGCTGCTATCACGGGAACTATCATGGCTCCAGAAGCTCGCGATGAAGGCGAGCAACTGGTATCGCGATCATGGCGACATGCCCCGTCACGGCAAGTACCTGGCGATGGGCACGGACCCGTTCTATCTCGAGGGCACCGTCGAGGGCTCGACGGGCCTGAAGCGTCCTGATTCGGGAAATGAATCGCTCTACGGGTACTTGCTTTCGCGAGATGCCGCGGACTTCATGGAAGAGCCGTACCTGGCGTGGGTTGCCGTCTGGAGCTGCATCTCTGCGGGTGATGTGCAGCAAGCGCGGCGATGGCTCGACCAGGCGCACGTGATTGAGGGTGACACCACGAGCGATAAGCCCTACCGCTTTGCCGATGCGCTGTGCGTGGCACTCGAAGGCGACAGCGCCCGTTCGCTCGAAATCATCCAGCCGCTTCTGGATGAAGAGGAGGCGCTTCCGCTCGCGTTCAACTGCCTGCTCAATCATATGGCTGGCGAGAATCTCGAGCGCTTGGGGCGGGTGCGCGAGGGGCGCGACATGTACCTCAAGGCCTATTCGCTTGCCGAGCACTGCGATACCCCGTTCTACCAGCTCTTCGACCTCAACCTGCTCGCCCAGCATTACTTCTACATCGGCGATTTCGAGGAGGCGGAAAAGACCATCAAGCGAGGCCTTACCTTATGCGAAGAGGGAACGCCGCTGTACGGAGCGCTGCTCGCCGTGCGTGCGTCCATACTCATCGAGCGCCATGAGCTCGAAGCTGCGCAGGAATGTCTCGAGGAGGCGCTTGCCTGCGTTTCCACGGACACCAATCTCGACATGTACGTGGATGTGCAGATGGCACGCGCTCGTCTGCGCCGCGTGGGAGGTAATCGAATTGCCGCGCTCGAGATCGCGTCGGATACGGTGGATGCTATGGAGGGCAAACGTGTTCCGCGCAACATGGACATGCGCGCTTATGCTCTCAAAGCTGCCCTGGCTGCCGAGCTCGACGAGATGTCGGCAGCGCGTTCTTGCGAAGCCATCATTGACGCCTTCATGGATGATGCCGATGTGTTCCGTTCCATCAATTGCGCCTTCGCGAAAGCCCGCATGCTCTGGCATGAGGGTCGACGCGAGGAATGCCTCGAGCTCCTCGAGCGCAAGCGCCCGGTGATTGACGAGACGGGCAGCATCTACTTTGCCACACAGCTCGCGGTGCTCTGTGCGTCCTATCACGCCGAGATGGGGCACGATGCACGTGCCATGGTCGAGCTGAGCCGTTCCGTCGAACTCGCCATGCACGGCGGTTTCAAAAGTGTGTTCCTCGAGGGACGCACCTGCATGCATGAGCTACTCTTGCAGCTCGCGACTTCGCGCAAGAGCTCCTATGCCGTTCGCAACCACGCTAAGTCTGTGCTGCTGCTCTTCGATACGGAAGAGGAGATCAAAGACAAGATGGCCTTCCGGGAGGGCGCCGTGCAGGGCTATTACTCGCTTACCGAGCGCGAGCGCGAGATTCTCCAGAGGCTCAACTCCGGCATGACGCGTTCCGAGATAGCGCTTTCGTTCAACGTCTCGCAAAACACCGTCAAGACGCACCTCAAGAACATTTACTCGAAGCTCGGGGTACACACGCGTTCGGAAGCCTACCGGGCAAGCTCGAATGCGGGTGATGTCGAAAGCTCAGGCGTTGAGTAG
- a CDS encoding thiamine pyrophosphate-dependent enzyme yields the protein MGKRKAVFCGDIGCYTLGNAAPLDMVDTCLCMGGGITVAQGIETADPGTLAFGFVGDSTFFASGITGVVNAVYNQHDMIVCILDNSTTAMTGQQPHPGTGHTMMGNDVPALSIPRILEALDVECAIVDPLDFEAAVQTVRDAIDKTGVRAIIFKSPCIYLEPPRHPAVELDLDACIDCRVCIKQLGCPALVVEDGHVAVDASLCYGCELCCKICPTDALREGGRDE from the coding sequence GTGGGCAAACGCAAGGCCGTCTTCTGCGGTGACATCGGGTGCTACACGCTCGGCAATGCCGCACCGCTCGACATGGTCGACACATGCCTGTGCATGGGCGGTGGCATCACCGTCGCGCAGGGTATCGAGACGGCTGACCCTGGCACGCTCGCGTTTGGCTTCGTGGGCGATTCGACCTTCTTTGCCAGCGGCATCACGGGCGTCGTCAACGCCGTCTACAACCAGCACGATATGATCGTGTGTATACTCGACAACTCGACGACGGCCATGACCGGCCAGCAGCCGCATCCGGGCACAGGCCACACGATGATGGGCAACGACGTGCCCGCGCTCAGCATCCCGCGCATTCTCGAAGCGCTCGATGTCGAGTGCGCAATCGTCGATCCGCTCGACTTCGAGGCTGCCGTGCAGACGGTGCGCGATGCCATCGACAAGACGGGCGTGCGTGCCATCATCTTCAAGTCGCCCTGCATCTATCTCGAGCCGCCACGGCATCCAGCCGTTGAGCTTGACCTCGATGCCTGCATTGACTGCCGCGTCTGCATCAAGCAGCTTGGCTGTCCTGCTCTCGTGGTCGAGGATGGCCACGTGGCCGTGGATGCATCGCTGTGCTACGGTTGCGAGCTCTGCTGCAAGATATGCCCCACTGACGCGCTGCGGGAAGGGGGACGCGATGAGTAG
- a CDS encoding FKBP-type peptidyl-prolyl cis-trans isomerase — MKNNSRFGQAAFVHYRGGVEGEEPFDDHSAGEPVKIILGAGAVIPGIEDVLSEMEVGEERTVTVPPEEAYGRHDPDGVQVYPRTMFPFGDELEVGSAFKWTNPASGMPIPVRVIEATDSTVKVDFNHPLAEKTLVYWLKLEDLVG, encoded by the coding sequence ATGAAGAACAACAGTCGATTTGGCCAAGCCGCATTCGTCCACTATCGCGGTGGTGTCGAGGGCGAGGAGCCCTTCGATGACCACTCTGCGGGTGAGCCGGTCAAGATTATTCTGGGCGCGGGAGCGGTCATTCCGGGCATCGAGGACGTGCTGAGCGAGATGGAAGTGGGCGAGGAGCGTACCGTTACCGTACCGCCCGAGGAGGCCTACGGCCGCCATGACCCCGATGGCGTGCAGGTCTATCCGCGCACGATGTTTCCGTTTGGCGATGAGCTCGAAGTGGGCAGCGCCTTCAAGTGGACGAACCCCGCTTCCGGCATGCCGATTCCGGTGCGCGTGATTGAGGCGACCGACTCGACCGTGAAAGTCGATTTCAACCATCCGCTTGCCGAGAAGACGCTAGTATACTGGCTGAAACTGGAAGACCTGGTTGGCTAG
- a CDS encoding acetate kinase, which produces MLVLVVNAGSSSLKSQLIDTNNKLSLMRCLAEKVGSPEAFMNVSFAPDFAKTSYDVAGLTVPECLKELLDILVQDPKSPISSLDQIDAIGNRVVAGGEYFSKATLIDDDARAKLEACEELAPLHNPPADACIDMMRKMMPDTPEVAVFDTAFHTTMPPKAYMYPLPMRYYEDYRIRRYGAHGTSHRYAAKQAAALLGRPLKDLGLITCHLGNGGSITAVNHGKSIDTTMGFTPLEGLMMGTRTGSIDPAIITYIMRREGISFDEMDAILNRESGILGVSGLSSDMRDVLEAAQDGNEQAELAIDMYVYRVQKAIGGFYAAMTRTDAVVMTAGIGENSAELRERIFDGLAHMGIILDKDRNHVTGQIGVNRIISIDDSPIKICVVTTDEEVRIARETSSLVKKLNKK; this is translated from the coding sequence ATGCTCGTACTGGTCGTAAACGCCGGAAGCTCCAGTTTGAAAAGCCAGCTCATCGACACAAATAACAAGTTGTCGCTCATGAGGTGCCTCGCGGAAAAGGTTGGCTCGCCCGAAGCGTTCATGAACGTCTCGTTCGCGCCCGACTTTGCCAAGACCTCCTACGACGTGGCGGGTCTTACGGTGCCGGAATGCCTCAAGGAGCTGTTGGACATACTGGTGCAGGACCCCAAAAGTCCCATCAGCAGCCTCGACCAGATCGATGCAATCGGAAATCGCGTCGTCGCGGGTGGCGAGTACTTCAGCAAGGCCACGCTCATCGATGACGACGCACGGGCAAAGCTCGAGGCATGCGAGGAGTTGGCGCCGCTCCATAACCCGCCCGCAGATGCTTGCATCGACATGATGCGCAAGATGATGCCGGACACGCCGGAGGTCGCCGTGTTCGACACCGCATTTCACACCACGATGCCTCCGAAGGCCTACATGTACCCATTGCCCATGCGCTACTACGAGGATTATCGCATCCGTCGCTACGGCGCCCACGGCACGAGCCATCGCTATGCAGCGAAGCAGGCAGCCGCCCTTCTCGGACGTCCGCTCAAGGACCTTGGCCTCATCACCTGTCATCTGGGAAACGGCGGCTCCATCACGGCCGTGAACCATGGCAAGTCCATCGACACCACCATGGGCTTCACGCCACTCGAAGGCCTCATGATGGGCACGCGCACGGGCTCCATCGACCCGGCCATCATCACCTACATCATGCGTCGCGAGGGCATCAGCTTTGACGAGATGGATGCCATCCTCAACCGCGAAAGCGGCATCCTGGGCGTGTCGGGCCTATCCAGCGACATGCGCGACGTGCTGGAGGCGGCACAGGATGGCAACGAGCAGGCAGAGCTCGCAATCGACATGTACGTGTACCGGGTGCAGAAGGCCATCGGCGGCTTCTACGCCGCGATGACGCGAACAGACGCCGTCGTCATGACTGCAGGCATTGGCGAGAACTCGGCCGAGTTGCGCGAGCGCATCTTCGACGGGCTGGCGCACATGGGCATAATTCTCGATAAGGACCGCAATCACGTGACGGGCCAGATAGGCGTCAATCGCATCATCTCGATTGATGACAGCCCCATCAAGATCTGCGTCGTGACCACCGACGAAGAAGTGCGCATCGCCCGCGAGACGAGCAGTCTCGTGAAGAAACTCAACAAAAAGTAA
- a CDS encoding molybdopterin-dependent oxidoreductase produces MEEMKAAPVVKLDTLSDVNDIGKPWRYEEDGLTVTRLSPWSAPGCHPTGCGLKIYTDGKDRVVKVEGDENHPITQGRLCVRCLTLMDYMYNPSRIIYPMKRDPEKRGDADAWERCTWDEAVAIIKENYDRITKQYGRESCVCFTGTGREGGTFNPYGSVMLGTPNYCYTQSGYACYIPRLAASSYIIGSAYPEIDYACALPGRFDDPAYELPECLIMWGKMPLSSNGDGLFGHAVIDMMRRGTRLIMVDPRMNWLASRADIHLRLRAGTDTALAMAMLSVIINEGLYDAEYVEYWCYGFDELKARINDPEKGMTPAKAAEICGIPEEKIVEASRMYAQAKPACISWGLAIDQKANGMQAGQCILDLMAITGNVDVPGGNVLGDVTSGLNEVGFGFEKGVGDLVGEMIGLAEYPAYCNLIMNAHADLMLQTLETGEPYPIKFGMYCGNNLMSCTSAEPKRWHDAILKSLEFCFTIDTFMTPSAQASCDVFLPLAASAEREGTTFTHYGASMGIKGFSQAATRTGEALTDAEACFKLGKALNPQWWTDYDTVEDFINHLRLSNKFKFREVAPAVYVQDEVTYRKNECGKLRADGKVGFNTPTGRIELYSTIFQQFDDDPLPYYDEPQYSPRNTPELLEEYPFVLTTGARPYAFFHSENRQIPFCRELNPDPIVEVNPKTAKKLGIADGQWCEIWNQFGSCKQKAKVTETVDENTIHCQHAWWFPEEDGSEPNLYGNWRSNVNNLVPNFHFGKLGFGAPFKCLLCNIKPIEECLDTDMNEVWTKFKREDQ; encoded by the coding sequence ATGGAAGAAATGAAAGCTGCCCCGGTTGTGAAACTGGATACGCTCTCCGACGTCAACGACATCGGAAAGCCCTGGCGCTATGAGGAAGACGGTCTCACCGTCACGCGCCTGTCCCCGTGGTCGGCTCCGGGATGCCATCCCACCGGTTGCGGCCTGAAGATCTACACCGACGGCAAGGACCGTGTGGTCAAGGTTGAGGGCGATGAGAACCATCCCATCACGCAGGGTCGCCTCTGCGTACGCTGTCTCACGCTTATGGACTACATGTACAATCCCTCCCGCATCATCTATCCGATGAAGCGTGACCCCGAGAAGCGCGGCGACGCCGATGCATGGGAGCGCTGCACCTGGGATGAGGCCGTGGCCATCATCAAGGAGAACTACGACCGCATCACCAAGCAGTACGGTCGCGAGAGCTGCGTGTGCTTCACCGGCACCGGTCGTGAGGGTGGCACCTTCAACCCCTATGGCTCGGTTATGCTCGGCACGCCCAACTACTGCTACACGCAGTCGGGTTATGCCTGCTACATCCCGCGCCTGGCTGCTTCGAGCTATATCATCGGCTCGGCCTATCCCGAAATCGACTATGCCTGCGCCTTGCCTGGCCGTTTCGATGACCCGGCCTACGAGCTGCCGGAGTGCCTCATCATGTGGGGCAAGATGCCGCTGTCGTCCAATGGCGACGGCCTCTTCGGCCATGCCGTCATCGACATGATGCGTCGTGGCACTCGCCTCATCATGGTCGACCCGCGCATGAACTGGCTCGCGAGCCGTGCCGACATCCACCTGCGCCTGCGCGCCGGCACCGACACTGCACTCGCCATGGCGATGCTTTCGGTCATCATCAATGAGGGTCTCTACGATGCTGAGTACGTCGAGTACTGGTGCTACGGCTTCGACGAGCTCAAGGCTCGTATCAACGATCCCGAGAAGGGTATGACGCCTGCCAAGGCCGCCGAGATTTGCGGTATTCCCGAGGAGAAGATCGTGGAGGCGTCGCGCATGTACGCGCAGGCCAAGCCCGCATGCATCTCCTGGGGCCTCGCCATCGACCAGAAGGCCAACGGCATGCAGGCCGGCCAGTGCATCCTCGACCTCATGGCCATCACCGGCAACGTCGACGTGCCCGGCGGCAACGTCCTCGGTGACGTGACCTCCGGCCTCAACGAAGTCGGCTTCGGCTTCGAGAAGGGCGTCGGCGACCTCGTCGGCGAGATGATCGGCCTGGCGGAATACCCGGCGTACTGCAACCTCATCATGAACGCGCACGCCGACCTCATGCTCCAGACTCTCGAGACGGGTGAGCCCTATCCCATCAAGTTCGGCATGTACTGCGGTAACAACCTCATGTCGTGTACCTCTGCCGAGCCCAAGCGCTGGCATGACGCCATCCTCAAGTCGCTCGAGTTCTGCTTCACCATCGACACCTTCATGACGCCGTCGGCGCAGGCATCGTGCGATGTGTTCTTGCCGCTGGCCGCGTCGGCCGAGCGCGAGGGCACGACCTTCACGCACTACGGCGCATCAATGGGCATCAAGGGCTTCTCGCAGGCGGCTACCCGCACGGGCGAGGCGCTCACCGACGCCGAGGCATGCTTCAAGCTCGGCAAGGCGCTCAATCCGCAGTGGTGGACCGACTACGACACCGTCGAGGACTTCATCAACCACCTGCGTCTGTCCAACAAGTTCAAGTTCCGCGAGGTCGCGCCTGCCGTGTACGTGCAGGACGAGGTGACGTATCGCAAGAACGAGTGCGGCAAGCTGCGTGCTGATGGCAAGGTGGGCTTCAATACGCCGACCGGCCGCATCGAGCTCTACTCCACCATCTTCCAGCAGTTCGATGATGACCCGCTGCCCTACTACGACGAGCCGCAGTATAGCCCGCGCAACACGCCGGAGCTTCTGGAGGAGTATCCCTTCGTGCTCACGACCGGTGCGCGTCCGTACGCCTTCTTCCACTCCGAGAATCGCCAGATTCCGTTCTGCCGCGAGCTCAACCCCGACCCCATCGTCGAGGTCAACCCCAAGACGGCCAAGAAGCTTGGCATCGCGGACGGCCAGTGGTGCGAGATTTGGAACCAGTTCGGCAGCTGCAAGCAGAAGGCCAAGGTCACCGAAACAGTCGACGAGAATACCATCCACTGCCAGCATGCCTGGTGGTTCCCCGAGGAAGACGGCAGCGAGCCCAATCTCTACGGTAACTGGCGTAGCAACGTCAACAACCTCGTGCCCAACTTCCACTTTGGCAAGCTTGGCTTCGGCGCGCCGTTCAAGTGCCTGCTGTGCAACATCAAGCCGATTGAAGAGTGCCTCGACACCGACATGAACGAGGTCTGGACGAAGTTCAAGAGGGAGGACCAATAA
- the thrC gene encoding threonine synthase, producing the protein MEIRYIDTRGNTQEPLTFSEALLKGIASGGGLFVPEKLPSMTLDEIVSLADMPYAERAAFVYERFGVDFGDTELNELMQHAYNENFDTPDICPVVTVADGMHVLELWHGPTCAFKDMALQCLPVFFSACVDKHRAAGGADNDYLIAVATSGDTGKAALQGFADRDHISIVVFYPDGGVSDIQFKQMATQEGDNVCVYGVRGNFDDCQTSVKRMFDDATFNAHLLDTRNIALSSANSINWGRLLPQVVYYISAYSMMVKDGVVAAGDPIDVTVPTGNFGNILACWYAKQLGVPIDHIVCASNANRVLADFIETGVYDISDRPFMLTPSPSMDILVSSNLERQLFELTGRNAAAIQGWMDDLREKRRFELDEETFAALQQNYRAGSVDSDTCLQIIHDVFEQHDYLLDPHTAVAWKVAEQQKGDNPMLIASTANWAKFGSNVYRGLAGIPADEPLPADVEELTDVQLNRKVYEMTRVCPIPPQLDELDDKAIRFTTVIDGDVTAIEDAVTDFIG; encoded by the coding sequence ATGGAAATTCGCTATATCGACACGCGTGGTAACACACAGGAACCCTTGACCTTTAGTGAGGCGCTTCTGAAGGGGATTGCCTCGGGAGGAGGCCTTTTCGTTCCCGAGAAGCTGCCTTCGATGACGCTCGACGAGATCGTCTCGCTCGCCGACATGCCCTATGCCGAGCGGGCGGCGTTCGTGTATGAGCGCTTCGGCGTTGACTTTGGCGATACGGAGCTCAACGAGCTCATGCAACATGCGTATAACGAGAACTTCGACACGCCGGACATCTGCCCGGTCGTCACCGTTGCCGATGGCATGCATGTGCTCGAGTTGTGGCATGGCCCCACGTGCGCCTTCAAGGACATGGCGCTCCAGTGTCTGCCGGTGTTCTTCTCGGCATGCGTTGACAAGCATCGTGCTGCGGGCGGTGCGGATAACGATTATCTCATCGCCGTGGCAACGAGCGGTGATACCGGCAAGGCGGCCTTGCAGGGTTTTGCAGACCGCGACCATATCTCCATTGTCGTCTTCTATCCAGACGGTGGCGTGAGCGATATCCAGTTCAAGCAGATGGCCACGCAAGAGGGCGACAACGTCTGCGTCTATGGCGTACGCGGCAACTTCGATGATTGCCAGACGAGCGTCAAGCGCATGTTCGACGATGCGACCTTCAACGCGCACTTGCTCGACACACGCAATATCGCATTGTCCTCGGCCAACTCGATCAACTGGGGCCGCCTGCTGCCGCAGGTCGTGTACTACATCAGCGCATATTCCATGATGGTCAAGGACGGCGTTGTGGCCGCCGGTGACCCCATTGACGTGACGGTTCCCACGGGCAACTTCGGCAATATTCTCGCCTGCTGGTATGCCAAGCAGCTCGGCGTGCCCATCGACCACATCGTCTGCGCGAGCAACGCCAATCGCGTGCTCGCCGACTTCATCGAGACGGGCGTTTACGATATCAGCGACCGGCCCTTCATGCTCACGCCCTCACCTTCGATGGACATTCTCGTCTCGAGCAATCTCGAGCGCCAGCTCTTCGAGCTCACGGGGCGTAATGCCGCAGCCATCCAGGGATGGATGGATGACCTGCGTGAGAAGCGCCGCTTCGAGCTTGACGAGGAGACCTTCGCCGCGCTCCAGCAGAATTACCGCGCGGGTTCAGTCGACAGCGACACGTGCCTGCAGATCATTCATGACGTCTTCGAGCAACATGACTACCTGCTCGATCCGCACACGGCTGTCGCATGGAAGGTCGCCGAACAGCAAAAGGGCGACAACCCCATGCTCATTGCCTCGACGGCCAACTGGGCGAAGTTCGGCAGCAACGTGTATCGGGGACTAGCCGGTATCCCGGCAGACGAGCCGCTTCCCGCTGACGTGGAGGAGCTTACCGATGTGCAGCTCAACCGCAAGGTGTATGAGATGACGCGCGTCTGCCCCATTCCGCCGCAGCTCGATGAGCTCGACGACAAGGCAATCCGCTTCACGACGGTGATCGACGGAGACGTGACGGCAATCGAAGATGCGGTTACCGATTTCATAGGATAA
- a CDS encoding LysR family transcriptional regulator, translated as MADKKNLHAQVKLMVSATEDRKGPTFGKGAATLLHGIEENGSLNKTAKNLHMAYSKAWSMIKKVEEGLGFQLIERYGARGSKLTEDGEEFLKLYDVYDKKVEAYADKVFRETFKDF; from the coding sequence ATGGCCGATAAGAAAAATCTGCACGCACAAGTCAAACTCATGGTTAGTGCTACCGAGGATCGCAAAGGTCCGACATTTGGAAAAGGCGCGGCGACCCTTCTCCACGGGATCGAAGAGAACGGTTCGTTGAACAAGACGGCCAAGAACCTTCACATGGCCTATAGCAAGGCGTGGAGCATGATCAAGAAGGTCGAAGAGGGCCTCGGCTTCCAGCTCATCGAGCGCTATGGCGCCCGTGGCTCCAAACTCACCGAGGACGGCGAAGAGTTCCTCAAACTCTACGATGTCTACGACAAGAAAGTCGAAGCCTACGCCGACAAGGTCTTCCGCGAGACCTTCAAGGACTTCTAG
- a CDS encoding indolepyruvate oxidoreductase subunit beta codes for MSRRSGLNCVICGVGGQGNVLASRLIAQVLLARDEHVKTAETIGMAQRGGSVASHVRGGHPQSPLVPKGCADCLIAFEPGEAVRCIDYLAPGATIVVNTQATQPPVAALQGIDYDGSEALAYLRSLPDATLIEVDGTSICDQVGSAKVLNIALLTAAVKSGALGITRDELEAAIRARVKPRFHEINLRAIALVFGD; via the coding sequence ATGAGTAGACGTTCCGGACTTAACTGCGTCATCTGTGGCGTGGGCGGACAGGGCAATGTGCTTGCCTCGCGCCTCATTGCGCAGGTGCTGCTCGCCCGTGACGAGCACGTAAAGACCGCAGAGACCATTGGCATGGCACAGCGCGGCGGCTCAGTCGCAAGTCACGTGCGTGGTGGTCATCCGCAATCCCCGCTCGTGCCCAAGGGCTGCGCCGACTGCCTCATCGCCTTCGAGCCTGGCGAGGCTGTGCGCTGTATCGACTACCTTGCGCCTGGCGCCACCATCGTCGTAAACACGCAGGCAACTCAACCTCCGGTAGCGGCCCTGCAAGGCATCGACTACGACGGGTCCGAGGCACTTGCATACCTGCGTTCGCTGCCCGATGCCACGCTCATCGAAGTCGATGGAACCTCCATCTGCGATCAGGTCGGATCGGCAAAGGTGCTCAACATCGCGCTGCTCACCGCGGCTGTCAAAAGCGGTGCGCTCGGCATTACGCGTGATGAGCTTGAAGCCGCTATACGCGCTCGCGTGAAGCCTCGCTTTCACGAGATAAATCTGCGTGCCATCGCCCTCGTCTTCGGGGACTAA